The following are from one region of the Heterodontus francisci isolate sHetFra1 chromosome 34, sHetFra1.hap1, whole genome shotgun sequence genome:
- the LOC137348691 gene encoding probable G-protein coupled receptor 139, with translation MNDFVGSWTSNFPVHNCSHKCLSTGRQHAGTPVSLVKIVRSPIANLAVIVILPRRRCGLSTCITYYLVSMAVSDLLLMITTVILNRIVGIYFPGSFMSITPVCRLHLAISYAIIDCSVWLTVAFTFDRYVAICYQKLKIKYCTEKTAARVIGTVITLCCVKNTFWYFIYEPLYIINNIPWFCSVKLTFYTSSAWATFDWIHRISTPCLPFFLILMLNALTIRHILAASRGRRRLRAHSNAESKSDPEMEKRRNSIVLLFCISGSFILLYLLFVINFMYVRIAKFRYFSGSNFNRSNYILDQSGFMLQLLSSCVNPFIYAGTQRIFREELKNGMKYPLSLIVKLFK, from the exons ATGAATGATTTTGTTGGATCTTGGACCAGTAACTTTCCTGTTCACAATTGCTCACATAAATGCCTCTCCACGGGTCGGCAACATGCTGGTACACCAGTGTCCCTTGTAAAAATAGTGAGGTCCCCGATtg ctaacttggcagtgattgtgatcctgccccgaagaagatgcggtctctccacatgcatcacttactacctggtgtccatggcagtgTCGGATCTCCTGCTCATGATCACTACTGTGATATTAAACCGAATTGTTGGTATTTATTTCCCAGGCAGTTTCATGTCTATCACACCGGTATGCAGACTCCATCTTGCAATAAGCTATGCGAttatagactgttctgtctggttaacggtcgctttcacctttgatcgatatgtggccatttgttaccagaagctgaaaataaaatactgcaccgagaaaacggcagcacGGGTTATAGGAACGGTGATCACACTGTGCTGTGTGAAAAATACTTTCTGGTATTTTATATATGAACCTTTGTACATAATTAACAATATACCCTGGTTCTGCAGTGTAAAATTAACATTTTACACGTCATCTGCATGGGCCACATTTGACTGGATTCACCGCATTTCGACCCCTTgtctcccgttctttctgattttgatgctcaatgctctgaccatcAGACACATTCTGGCGGCCAGTAGaggtcgcaggagactccgggcccacagcaatgcagagagtaagagtgacccagagatggagaagcggagaaattccattgttttactcttctgtatctcgggcagtttcatcctgttatatttgtTATTTGTTATAAATTTCATGTATGTGCGAATTGCGAAATTTCGTTATTTTTCCGGTTCCAATTTCAATAGATCAAATTATATTCTGGACCAAAGTGGATttatgcttcagcttttgagttccTGCGTCAATCCATTTATTTATGCTGGGACCCAGAGAATATTCAGAGAGGAGTTAAAAAATGGAATGAAGTATCCACTGAGTCTAATCGTTAAATTGTTTAAGTGA